In Thermothelomyces thermophilus ATCC 42464 chromosome 2, complete sequence, a single window of DNA contains:
- a CDS encoding carboxypeptidase has translation MKLNLLVSSALLALASAAAVQSPQQRKSYDGYKVVRLTVGKDAAKVNSIIDRLGLSTWKGKVRAGAVADIVIPPSQVDAFAAETAGMEAITMHEDLGASIAAESTFQAYAAGSANATWFQSYHSFNDHLQFLNDLQQQFSTQAEIVSSGKSLNGRDITGIHFWGKSGKGKPAVVFHGTVHAREWISTMVVEYLAYYLLNNQDSAEVAGFLDKYDFFFFPFVNPDGFVYTQTNDRLWRKNRQSTSGSSCIGHDINRNWPYKWDVSGGASTNPCAEDFKGTKEADAPETQALSAWLKQTKESQGIKLFIDWHSYSQLFMTPYGYSCTAVAPNNSELQSLAQGAAAAIKAVHGTSFKTGPICSTIYKATGSSVDYANDVVGADYVFTAELRDTGNYGFVLPASQILPSGEETYAGVRYLLQNMK, from the exons ATGAAGTTGAACTTGCTCGTTTCGTCCGCCCTTCTGGCACTTGCTTCGGCCGCGGCCGTGCAATCGCCCCAGCAGCGGAAGTCCTACGACGGGTACAAGGTCGTCCGTCTCACTGTCGGGAAAGATGCGGCCAAGGTCAACAGTATCATCGACCGCCTCGGCCTTTCGACGTGGAAGGGGAAGGTCCGGGCCGGTGCCGTGGCCGACATTGTGATCCCGCCCTCCCAGGTCGACGCATTCGCCGCCGAGACGGCCGGCATGGAGGCCATCACGATGCACGAGGACCTGGGCGCGTCCATCGCGGCCGAGTCGACATTCCAAGCCTATGCCG CCGGGTCCGCCAACGCCACTTGGTTCCAGTCATACCACAGCTTCAACGACCATCTCCAGTTTCTGAACGACCTCCAGCAGCAGTTCTCGACGCAGGCCGAGATCGTCTCGTCCGGTAAGTCTCTGAACGGAAGGGACATCACCGGCATCCACTTCTGGGGCAAGTCGGGCAAGGGGAAGCCCGCCGTCGTCTTCCACGGGACCGTCCACGCACGCGAGTGGATCTCGACCATG GTCGTTGAATACCTTGCCTACTACCTGCTCAACAACCAAGACTCTGCCGAGGTCGCCGGCTTCCTCGACAAGTACgactttttcttctttccctTTGTCAACCCTGACG GCTTCGTCTACACCCAGACCAACGACCGGCTGTGGCGCAAGAACCGGCAGAGCACCTCCGGTAGCAGCTGCATCGGCCACGACATCAACCGCAACTGGCCCTACAAGTGGGACGTCAGCGGCGGCGCCTCGACCAACCCCTGCGCCGAGGACTTTAAGGGAACCAAGGAGGCCGACGCCCCCGAGACCCAGGCCCTCTCCGCCTGGCTGAAGCAGACCAAGGAGAGCCAGGGAATCAAGCTGTTTATCGATTGGCACTCGTACTCGCAGCTTTTCATGACTC CCTACGGATACTCGTGCACGGCCGTGGCGCCCAACAACTCCGAGCTGCAGTCCCTGGCCCAgggcgccgcggcggccatcAAGGCGGTGCACGGCACCAGCTTCAAGACGGGCCCCATCTGCTCCACCATCTACAAGGCCACCGGCAGCAGCGTCGACTACGCCAACGACGTCGTCGGCGCCGACTACGTCTTCACCGCCGAGCTGCGCGACACCGGCAACTACGGCTTCGTCCTCCCCGCCAGCCAGATCCTGCCCAGCGGCGAGGAGACCTACGCCGGTGTGCGCTACCTGCTCCAGAACATGAAGTAA